From a single Gimesia fumaroli genomic region:
- a CDS encoding DUF1499 domain-containing protein, producing the protein MILFWCVPFLLAAYLGIVLWNTLSGPPENLGVTDRRLSPCPDSPNCVCSQDTSASHEIGPLSYSGSQSDALQHLTEILNKQPRCQIITQEGDYLHAEFRSLCFRFVDDVEFLFDSRQNVIHVRSASRVGYSDMGANRKRMETIRQMFENSHD; encoded by the coding sequence ATGATTCTTTTCTGGTGCGTCCCTTTTTTATTAGCTGCCTATCTTGGTATTGTTCTGTGGAATACTCTGAGCGGCCCGCCCGAAAACCTGGGGGTCACCGATCGACGTTTAAGCCCCTGCCCCGATTCACCCAACTGTGTCTGCTCCCAGGACACATCTGCCTCACATGAGATCGGTCCCCTTTCGTATTCCGGCTCCCAGTCAGACGCATTACAGCATTTAACTGAAATTCTCAACAAACAGCCAAGATGCCAGATCATCACGCAAGAAGGAGACTATCTTCACGCAGAATTCCGTTCTCTCTGTTTTCGATTTGTTGACGACGTTGAGTTCCTGTTCGACTCGCGTCAGAATGTGATTCACGTTCGCTCGGCTTCTCGTGTGGGATATTCCGACATGGGTGCGAATCGTAAACGAATGGAAACCATTCGCCAAATGTTCGAAAACAGTCATGACTGA
- a CDS encoding FHA domain-containing protein, translated as MLTTSSPHSPAAQKSSELLVSLLPLTHKIAAVELTRGDYQIGSSAECPIRIEIPGIAEQHACIHVGTDEVTLQAIDPRVWVNDRPIRQITLTADMKFFVGPVGFQVESISEVAVDLKPEPAHTEHSPIAETGIEIPEELQAVAKVQQMLAERQKLLQKIESEQVELQREMELQETELHQLHERFLIDPKVNAPEPPPAQPTHDLHPSFDESILELDQKLQQLDLLKQEMSQEQAQLLTQQNQVNVQRQQLQHLEQSLKGEQAALTQQQRDLFHAWLDLETQQTCTQAEQDLIEERQRLESWSEDLETQEKSLQEQTAALSEQKQKLEEQQQATTNQTELQQELEQQKVQLQDELAQLEATRNELAEQQTLLQSQTKELNRQQQETQTVREEFEQKSSTLQELESQIAERQNTLNDQQTTLDQLQSELDSKTADLEAERETYTLQLSQLEEQRTHFETEKLEWENARTSLEEDQTALESRANAIESQEQQHQERQAELETEREQLVEQQAGLEQYQSELDLQKQELTEREQSLAEQAEQLESLREELNEQKATLETIQASKATENEQSEKALAELETEREQLVKQQAGLEQYQSELDLQKQELTEREQSLAEQAEQLESLREELNEQKATLETDQAAKATENEQSEKALAELETEREQLVEQQAGLEQYQSELDLQKQELTEREQSLAEQAEQLEILREELNEQKATLETEQAAKTTENEQSETALAELETEREQLVEQQAGLEQYQAELDLQKQELTEREQSLAEQAKQLETLREELNEQKATLETEQAAKATENEQSETALAELEAEREQLVEQQAGLEQYQAELDLQKQELTEREQSLADREELLTAREQKVESNQTADAPVDQPTDSVEQDRLTEQHNELEQLRAELEQQQEALQAREEQLNAREQQAPEQEQGPTDQQDALDELAKEKEKLALDHDQLMIDREEISRQRDNLESQRLQIQKDQGELEDRERIIQIREEQLNERESLMAEVGLNPEEATIGPALETEHQEHASTESIEEIPEASGSLLQSFMENSANEESETNDEPAAKSGSLLDLFTQKTNPESVDSEQATDESPTETAQTTETEANTEQEDSLELADADDSDSIAAYMEKLLERSRGGKSGGSTPSEASSVKANPEAGLEIGASCPLVTSNLLETQPPTASMSMEEKLETLKKAPTHSQDKEAVRDAMNSFRDAANYSARMAIARHSLKHQRTDLVFKSVLAGICVLTCIIIFAESIWGANSLGIFKWAALAVGIASIAQFLRGYQETKQLFPEKKKSLTKLWKRTKTAPAVEREEEAVTEVEESESVVEEVEEPLEDALSSIKGIQEQLEQLSAEEEELQSLEEQLLKSARAKISQDDTMSQKEKQDGFSDFELEEDQ; from the coding sequence ATGTTAACCACATCATCCCCACATTCACCGGCGGCACAGAAATCAAGCGAGCTTCTGGTTTCGCTGTTGCCTTTGACACATAAAATAGCAGCCGTGGAATTAACGCGCGGCGACTACCAGATCGGGTCCTCGGCGGAGTGTCCGATTCGGATTGAAATTCCAGGCATCGCCGAACAACATGCCTGCATTCATGTGGGAACAGATGAAGTAACCCTGCAAGCCATCGATCCGCGCGTCTGGGTAAACGACCGGCCAATCCGTCAGATCACCTTAACCGCCGACATGAAGTTTTTTGTCGGACCCGTCGGCTTTCAGGTCGAATCCATTTCCGAAGTGGCCGTTGATCTGAAGCCGGAACCGGCGCATACCGAACACTCACCCATAGCAGAAACGGGTATTGAAATTCCGGAAGAACTGCAAGCCGTTGCCAAAGTTCAACAGATGCTGGCTGAACGTCAGAAATTGTTGCAAAAGATCGAATCAGAACAGGTTGAGCTGCAACGGGAAATGGAGTTACAGGAAACAGAGCTGCATCAGTTGCATGAACGTTTTTTAATTGACCCGAAGGTGAATGCCCCTGAACCGCCCCCTGCTCAACCAACTCACGATTTACACCCATCGTTTGACGAATCTATTCTGGAGCTGGATCAAAAACTGCAGCAGTTAGATCTTTTGAAGCAGGAAATGTCACAGGAACAGGCACAACTGCTGACACAACAGAATCAGGTGAATGTGCAGAGACAACAACTGCAACATCTCGAGCAGTCTCTGAAAGGGGAGCAGGCTGCACTGACACAACAGCAGCGAGATCTGTTCCATGCCTGGCTTGATCTTGAAACACAACAGACCTGCACACAGGCAGAGCAGGATCTGATTGAGGAACGTCAGCGGCTTGAGTCGTGGTCGGAAGATCTGGAAACACAAGAGAAATCACTTCAGGAACAGACAGCCGCGCTTTCTGAACAAAAGCAGAAATTAGAAGAACAACAACAGGCGACTACAAATCAGACCGAGCTACAGCAGGAACTGGAACAACAAAAAGTACAACTGCAGGACGAACTGGCGCAGCTCGAAGCAACCCGCAATGAACTGGCTGAACAACAGACGCTTCTGCAAAGTCAGACGAAAGAGTTGAATCGCCAGCAGCAGGAAACGCAAACCGTCCGCGAGGAGTTCGAGCAAAAGAGTTCCACTTTGCAGGAACTGGAATCACAAATCGCAGAACGACAAAATACACTAAACGACCAGCAGACCACCCTGGATCAACTCCAGTCGGAACTTGATTCCAAAACAGCAGATTTGGAAGCTGAGCGTGAAACATATACGCTTCAGCTAAGCCAACTTGAAGAACAGCGTACGCATTTTGAAACAGAAAAACTGGAGTGGGAGAACGCACGAACCAGTCTGGAAGAAGATCAGACGGCGTTAGAATCTCGTGCCAATGCAATTGAATCGCAAGAACAACAACATCAAGAACGGCAAGCCGAACTGGAAACTGAACGCGAACAGTTAGTTGAGCAGCAAGCAGGATTGGAACAGTATCAGTCTGAGTTGGATCTCCAGAAACAGGAACTGACAGAGCGGGAACAGTCTCTGGCCGAACAGGCGGAGCAACTCGAATCACTCCGTGAAGAACTCAATGAGCAGAAAGCCACACTCGAAACAATCCAGGCTTCCAAAGCCACGGAAAACGAACAGTCCGAAAAAGCACTCGCCGAACTCGAAACGGAACGCGAACAGTTAGTCAAGCAACAAGCGGGACTCGAACAGTATCAGTCTGAGTTGGATCTCCAGAAACAGGAACTGACAGAGCGGGAACAGTCTCTGGCCGAACAGGCGGAGCAACTCGAATCACTCCGTGAAGAACTCAACGAGCAGAAAGCCACACTCGAAACAGATCAGGCTGCCAAAGCCACGGAAAACGAGCAGTCCGAAAAAGCACTCGCCGAACTGGAAACCGAACGCGAACAGTTAGTCGAGCAACAGGCGGGACTCGAACAGTATCAGTCTGAGTTGGACCTCCAGAAACAGGAATTGACAGAACGGGAACAGTCTTTAGCCGAACAGGCGGAGCAACTCGAAATACTCCGTGAAGAACTCAACGAACAGAAAGCCACACTCGAAACTGAGCAGGCTGCCAAAACCACGGAAAATGAACAGTCCGAAACAGCACTCGCCGAACTGGAAACCGAACGCGAACAGTTAGTCGAGCAACAGGCGGGACTCGAACAGTATCAGGCTGAGTTGGACCTCCAGAAACAGGAATTGACAGAGCGGGAACAGTCTTTAGCCGAACAGGCGAAGCAACTCGAAACACTCCGTGAAGAACTCAACGAACAGAAAGCCACGCTCGAAACAGAACAGGCTGCCAAAGCCACGGAAAACGAGCAATCCGAAACAGCACTCGCCGAACTCGAAGCGGAACGCGAACAGCTGGTAGAGCAGCAGGCGGGGCTCGAACAGTATCAGGCTGAGCTGGACCTCCAGAAACAGGAACTGACAGAGCGGGAACAGTCTTTAGCCGACCGTGAGGAACTACTGACTGCCCGCGAGCAGAAAGTAGAATCAAACCAAACGGCCGACGCGCCGGTCGATCAGCCCACAGATTCAGTCGAACAGGATCGTCTCACCGAACAGCACAACGAGTTGGAGCAACTGCGTGCCGAACTGGAACAGCAACAGGAAGCGTTACAGGCACGAGAAGAACAACTGAATGCTCGGGAACAGCAAGCACCGGAGCAGGAACAAGGCCCAACGGATCAACAAGATGCGCTCGATGAACTCGCCAAAGAAAAAGAGAAGCTGGCTTTGGATCATGATCAACTGATGATTGACCGTGAAGAGATCAGCCGCCAGCGAGACAACCTGGAATCGCAGCGTTTACAAATTCAAAAAGACCAGGGAGAGCTTGAGGATCGTGAACGCATCATTCAAATTCGTGAGGAGCAGTTAAACGAGCGTGAAAGCCTGATGGCCGAAGTCGGCCTGAATCCGGAAGAAGCGACCATCGGCCCTGCTTTGGAGACGGAACACCAAGAACACGCTTCAACAGAGTCGATTGAAGAAATACCAGAGGCCTCTGGTTCTCTGCTACAGTCATTTATGGAAAACTCTGCCAATGAGGAGTCGGAAACCAATGATGAACCAGCAGCAAAATCAGGTAGCTTACTCGACTTATTCACCCAAAAGACAAACCCTGAATCTGTCGATTCAGAGCAGGCCACTGATGAGAGTCCCACAGAGACGGCTCAGACAACGGAGACCGAAGCCAACACCGAGCAGGAAGATTCTCTGGAACTGGCCGATGCAGATGATTCAGACTCGATTGCCGCTTATATGGAAAAATTACTGGAACGTTCCCGCGGGGGAAAATCAGGAGGCAGCACTCCGTCTGAAGCGAGTTCAGTGAAAGCTAACCCGGAAGCAGGATTAGAAATAGGAGCGAGCTGCCCCCTGGTGACCAGCAACCTTCTGGAAACGCAGCCCCCCACGGCAAGTATGTCGATGGAAGAGAAGCTGGAGACATTAAAGAAAGCCCCCACTCACTCCCAGGATAAAGAAGCGGTCCGCGACGCCATGAATTCCTTCCGGGATGCTGCCAACTATTCAGCCCGGATGGCAATTGCCCGACACTCCCTGAAACATCAGCGAACCGACCTGGTATTCAAAAGCGTACTGGCGGGCATTTGTGTTTTAACCTGCATTATTATCTTTGCGGAATCGATCTGGGGTGCGAACAGCCTGGGAATATTTAAATGGGCGGCTTTAGCGGTCGGCATTGCTTCCATTGCCCAGTTCCTGCGCGGGTATCAGGAAACAAAGCAATTATTCCCTGAAAAGAAGAAGTCACTGACAAAACTGTGGAAACGAACAAAAACAGCTCCAGCCGTGGAGCGCGAAGAAGAGGCAGTCACAGAGGTCGAAGAATCGGAAAGCGTAGTAGAAGAGGTCGAGGAACCACTGGAAGACGCCTTAAGTAGTATAAAAGGCATCCAGGAGCAACTGGAACAGTTGTCTGCCGAAGAGGAAGAGCTACAATCACTCGAAGAACAGTTGTTGAAAAGTGCCCGGGCTAAGATCAGCCAGGACGACACAATGAGTCAAAAAGAAAAACAAGACGGATTCTCCGATTTTGAACTGGAAGAAGACCAATAA
- a CDS encoding tetratricopeptide repeat protein: protein MKTQNRIRVCFCLLLSLILYQGIAAAADRSIENFVSQREQWKKLLGVTQTLEGRLSTFSSKSLRFRNCPIPFYFAGPIPKLDSTFKNVEVTGELARENGRIIFRVQSLKKMPTDVEYFVTEETKIDRSKPREWYTLADWAKKRAAFYDDKELTQKALTAYQNGIDLEYRQLLVKQPKLLLKLADRAQEFQLDPQLVNAFKHEALVLEWQELQKQKKPDLGPFITHLLEYFPTAKTPQKQDMPAERKQYLENQTEVFNQADQKKRERLVRWFYSQILLEGILKNLSEGGSNGFEIAARIEKQLPERMDLVKQYQNMQLDFDFNRVGELARQYVLDLSQEYQKRGNPKKAKQTLINWLQQRRKKLDAGDADGRVRLARDLIELTSDQPAATKLLLEAWKLNPKSAETAALLGRLGFMLQKDKWLNPEEVKEFRDDPIRKAIRNGTVIAGMNRSQVKKALGAPTQIGRSISGGAINELWIYGEASNQSLIIQLARKQNADEFKVIRIKNAQRAQSPIQEANPATSVE from the coding sequence ATGAAAACACAGAATCGAATCCGAGTTTGTTTCTGCCTGCTGCTGTCTCTGATCCTGTATCAGGGGATTGCTGCCGCCGCGGATCGCAGTATCGAAAATTTCGTCAGCCAGCGCGAACAATGGAAGAAGCTGCTGGGCGTCACTCAGACCTTAGAGGGCCGTCTTTCGACGTTTAGTTCCAAGTCGTTGCGATTTCGTAATTGTCCGATTCCGTTTTATTTTGCGGGTCCGATTCCGAAGCTGGACTCGACTTTCAAAAATGTCGAAGTGACAGGCGAGCTGGCACGGGAAAACGGGCGGATCATATTCAGAGTTCAGTCACTCAAAAAAATGCCGACCGATGTCGAATATTTTGTCACCGAAGAAACCAAAATTGACCGAAGCAAACCACGGGAATGGTATACCCTGGCGGATTGGGCCAAAAAGCGGGCTGCATTCTACGATGATAAAGAGCTGACTCAGAAAGCACTCACCGCCTATCAAAACGGAATTGATCTTGAGTACCGTCAATTGTTGGTCAAGCAACCGAAGTTGCTATTGAAGCTGGCCGATCGTGCACAGGAATTTCAACTCGATCCACAGCTTGTGAATGCATTCAAGCACGAGGCATTGGTCCTGGAATGGCAGGAACTACAGAAACAGAAAAAACCGGACCTGGGACCGTTCATCACTCACTTACTTGAGTATTTTCCAACGGCCAAAACGCCTCAGAAGCAGGATATGCCGGCGGAACGCAAGCAGTATCTGGAAAATCAGACAGAGGTATTTAACCAGGCAGACCAGAAGAAACGTGAGCGGCTGGTACGCTGGTTCTATTCTCAGATCCTACTGGAAGGCATCTTGAAAAATCTGTCTGAAGGGGGCAGCAATGGTTTTGAGATTGCAGCACGGATTGAAAAACAACTGCCGGAACGCATGGATCTGGTCAAGCAATATCAGAACATGCAACTCGATTTCGATTTCAATCGGGTGGGCGAGCTGGCTCGTCAGTATGTGTTGGATCTTTCACAGGAATATCAGAAGCGGGGCAATCCGAAAAAAGCAAAACAGACATTGATTAACTGGCTGCAACAACGCCGCAAAAAACTGGATGCCGGTGATGCCGACGGCCGCGTTCGGCTGGCCCGCGATCTGATCGAACTGACCAGTGATCAACCGGCGGCGACGAAACTGCTGCTGGAGGCCTGGAAATTGAATCCCAAGTCAGCCGAAACAGCGGCCCTGCTGGGACGTCTCGGGTTCATGCTGCAGAAAGACAAATGGCTCAATCCGGAAGAAGTCAAAGAGTTTCGCGATGACCCGATTCGCAAGGCCATTCGCAACGGTACGGTCATCGCTGGTATGAATCGCAGCCAGGTCAAAAAAGCGTTGGGGGCACCTACGCAAATCGGTCGCAGTATTTCCGGCGGTGCGATCAACGAGTTATGGATTTACGGCGAAGCCAGCAATCAGAGTTTGATTATTCAACTGGCGCGCAAGCAGAATGCTGACGAATTCAAAGTCATCCGTATCAAAAACGCACAGCGCGCTCAGTCCCCGATTCAAGAAGCCAACCCTGCCACATCCGTCGAATAA
- a CDS encoding MFS transporter — protein MELTPSKELPPLYHDSSFWGMTVTQFWGAFNDNLYKQLVLLFCAQQALQAQTSDQQGIALAVFALPFVFFSGLGGWYADRHSKRTIVIACKVAEIVIALLAMAAFFTGHLLPLLVVLGLLSTQSAMFGPAKYGILPEMLRDDDLPQANGVIQMTTFLAIIFGMASAGFVKQAFPDALWKTSYFCIAIAVIGTISSFWVRRTPVAHPGLPFRWSTLGINAETRTLLIQDRRLLSVLLISSVFWFVGGIIQPLVNIFGIGQLHLSVSRTSLMAACMGVGISVGCVMAGRVSHKRVNFKLVTIGAWGIVACLVVMSGIGWWGPADGVETLKEADTSLWNSFIPKNAAEWMARSVLTLLGFFAGLFVVPLQVELQTRPPKSQKGRMIGTMNLINWVGIVLSALFFGIFTTVCNALHWPMSHVFLFLALVMLPIAVLYHPKDEVLAHSAPELSN, from the coding sequence ATGGAATTGACGCCCAGTAAAGAGCTGCCCCCTCTGTATCATGACTCCTCTTTCTGGGGCATGACGGTCACCCAGTTCTGGGGCGCCTTTAATGATAATCTCTATAAACAGCTCGTCTTATTGTTCTGCGCGCAACAGGCATTACAGGCACAAACCAGTGATCAACAGGGAATCGCCCTGGCGGTCTTCGCTCTGCCGTTTGTCTTCTTTTCCGGTCTGGGAGGCTGGTATGCCGACCGCCACTCCAAACGCACGATTGTCATCGCCTGCAAAGTCGCGGAAATTGTCATCGCCCTGTTGGCGATGGCCGCGTTCTTTACCGGACATTTACTGCCGCTGCTGGTAGTTCTCGGCTTGCTCAGTACGCAAAGCGCCATGTTCGGGCCGGCCAAGTATGGGATTCTGCCGGAAATGCTGCGTGATGATGATCTGCCGCAGGCCAACGGCGTCATTCAGATGACCACCTTTCTGGCGATTATTTTCGGAATGGCGTCGGCCGGTTTTGTGAAGCAGGCCTTTCCGGATGCACTCTGGAAAACCAGCTATTTCTGTATCGCGATTGCCGTGATCGGTACGATCTCCTCGTTCTGGGTTCGCAGAACGCCGGTGGCGCATCCCGGGCTTCCTTTTCGCTGGTCGACACTGGGTATCAACGCAGAAACCCGCACCTTACTGATCCAGGATCGCCGCCTGCTGTCGGTGCTGTTGATCTCTTCGGTCTTCTGGTTCGTGGGTGGCATCATTCAACCTCTGGTCAATATTTTTGGCATCGGTCAACTGCACCTCAGCGTCAGCCGCACGAGTCTGATGGCTGCCTGCATGGGCGTGGGAATCTCGGTCGGGTGTGTGATGGCGGGCCGCGTTTCTCATAAACGGGTCAACTTTAAACTCGTCACCATCGGTGCCTGGGGCATCGTGGCTTGTCTTGTCGTGATGTCGGGCATTGGCTGGTGGGGACCTGCTGACGGCGTGGAAACGCTGAAAGAAGCCGACACCTCATTATGGAATTCCTTCATCCCCAAAAACGCGGCCGAATGGATGGCCCGCTCGGTGCTTACGCTGCTTGGCTTCTTTGCTGGCCTGTTCGTGGTGCCGCTGCAGGTGGAACTGCAGACTCGGCCTCCCAAATCGCAAAAAGGCCGCATGATAGGCACTATGAATCTGATCAACTGGGTCGGCATTGTGCTCTCCGCCCTGTTTTTCGGGATCTTTACGACCGTTTGCAATGCGCTCCACTGGCCGATGAGCCACGTATTTCTGTTTCTGGCTCTGGTGATGCTACCCATCGCGGTCTTGTATCACCCCAAAGATGAAGTCCTGGCTCATAGTGCCCCTGAACTTTCAAACTAA
- a CDS encoding pyridoxamine 5'-phosphate oxidase family protein, translating to MTRQFEFNPTNVNTILDQTWQHLTSAVETETHPWRLGNLATVTADRPRVRTVVLRDVQRGERELICYTDRRSDKVAELQASPWIEWVTYDPVTRVQIRLRGIATVYINDDRAAQHWENSSLEHRRSYITVSAPGTKAESAVPNLPDFLFDRLPNDEEAQLGFENFAVIVCRIEHLDWLQLRRNGHLAAQFLWTDKWEGHWKYA from the coding sequence ATGACCAGACAATTTGAATTCAATCCCACTAATGTCAATACAATCCTGGATCAGACCTGGCAGCACCTGACCTCAGCCGTTGAGACGGAAACCCATCCCTGGCGATTGGGAAATCTGGCGACTGTCACCGCAGACAGACCTCGCGTGCGGACTGTCGTACTAAGGGACGTGCAGCGGGGAGAACGGGAGCTCATCTGTTATACGGATCGGAGGTCCGATAAAGTTGCCGAATTACAAGCGTCCCCCTGGATCGAATGGGTGACCTACGATCCCGTCACACGAGTGCAGATTCGTCTGCGAGGCATCGCGACCGTGTACATAAACGATGATCGAGCCGCACAACACTGGGAGAACAGCAGTCTTGAGCATCGTCGGAGCTATATTACAGTTTCCGCACCGGGCACCAAGGCGGAGAGCGCCGTGCCCAATCTGCCGGATTTTCTGTTTGATCGTCTGCCTAATGATGAAGAAGCTCAGTTGGGTTTTGAAAACTTTGCGGTGATTGTCTGCCGCATCGAACATCTGGACTGGCTGCAGCTCCGCCGCAATGGTCATCTCGCGGCCCAGTTCCTCTGGACCGACAAATGGGAAGGCCATTGGAAATACGCATGA
- a CDS encoding DUF1559 family PulG-like putative transporter, giving the protein MSGQRWITIGLLLGLALLGFALLSPAVFRSREAARQTQSKDNLKQIGLAVLNYHETEGSLPPGGIIREDDTAMQGWMTMILPYVDDTPYFSWLDLNESWQSPRNTFVFGTALPVFLIPGVNARLTASGFGLTCYQGNPNLLYRNSGVTFSQMKNGTAHTWLAGEVTGNFQPWAYPFNWRPLGTKLCAGPASYGYPEWNGGHLLFADGSVSFFSQETSPEILKRFAAAPPIATAEQIATPDQVFQTGPFQLESIKLESDTESKHNYFGRALKNSEAKLLLIQVFYVEKGASTQKTGGPSPQLLLSVDSSTDIAQALKETSMAEDATSEQLAANVKTLQTLQQKMVPN; this is encoded by the coding sequence ATGTCAGGACAACGCTGGATAACAATCGGTCTGCTGCTCGGATTGGCGTTGCTGGGGTTTGCATTACTTTCGCCTGCCGTTTTTCGATCACGAGAAGCGGCCCGCCAGACACAGTCAAAAGATAATCTGAAACAGATCGGTCTGGCTGTTCTGAATTATCATGAGACTGAAGGCAGCCTCCCACCGGGCGGCATCATCCGCGAAGACGATACCGCCATGCAGGGCTGGATGACGATGATCCTCCCTTATGTTGATGATACCCCTTATTTTAGCTGGCTGGACCTGAATGAATCCTGGCAAAGCCCTCGGAATACGTTCGTTTTTGGTACGGCACTTCCTGTTTTTTTAATTCCAGGAGTCAATGCGCGTCTGACTGCCTCTGGTTTTGGACTGACCTGTTACCAGGGGAACCCGAATCTTTTGTATCGCAACAGCGGTGTGACTTTTAGCCAAATGAAAAACGGAACCGCACATACCTGGCTGGCAGGCGAAGTGACTGGTAATTTTCAGCCATGGGCCTATCCCTTCAACTGGCGGCCTCTGGGAACAAAGCTGTGTGCAGGGCCCGCCAGTTATGGATACCCCGAATGGAACGGCGGTCATCTGTTGTTCGCTGATGGCAGCGTTTCCTTTTTTTCACAGGAAACTTCTCCCGAAATCTTGAAACGCTTTGCGGCAGCCCCTCCCATCGCGACCGCGGAGCAGATAGCCACCCCCGACCAGGTTTTTCAAACGGGGCCCTTTCAGTTGGAATCCATCAAGCTCGAGTCTGATACAGAAAGCAAGCACAACTACTTTGGCAGAGCGCTGAAAAACAGTGAAGCTAAGCTGCTGCTTATTCAAGTGTTTTACGTTGAGAAAGGAGCATCGACACAAAAAACAGGTGGCCCGTCTCCGCAGCTTCTGTTAAGCGTTGATTCCAGTACAGACATTGCCCAGGCATTAAAAGAAACCTCAATGGCCGAGGACGCGACCTCCGAACAGTTAGCAGCGAATGTGAAAACATTACAGACGCTACAGCAGAAAATGGTGCCGAACTAA
- a CDS encoding DUF1559 family PulG-like putative transporter, giving the protein MAQQRRAGLTWVELFIVIGILTLMMALLLPMVQNAREQARKASWKNYLKSIGLALHNYHDTYRFFPPGGIIREDDVAMHGWLMMIMPYLDANPLSVMIDYDQPWGHPANIPVFKRSIPYYMIPDVDLGLTSAGHGLTQVLGNPNLMHRNSSVRLRELKGGAAHNWFAGEIAGNYQPWGYPFNWRPLGTKLCDGPESFGHSAWDGGHLLLVDGRVSFFSDETSPEILRRLANAPPVATRDQTAVPDKTFQIGNFYWDRFELQSDPQGKNKYLVQVLHNPTGTPLQINVHVTKRFTPEELTYHKTSIEVLHLLSQITPSTDVASTLKATTLAEATSPAQFAANVKTLESLQKQLLKK; this is encoded by the coding sequence ATGGCTCAGCAACGTCGAGCAGGTCTGACCTGGGTGGAGCTGTTCATTGTGATCGGCATTCTGACGCTGATGATGGCCTTACTCCTGCCAATGGTTCAGAACGCTCGAGAACAAGCCCGTAAGGCGAGTTGGAAAAATTATCTGAAGTCTATCGGTCTAGCACTTCACAATTATCATGATACATATCGGTTCTTCCCCCCTGGCGGGATCATTCGAGAAGACGATGTTGCCATGCATGGCTGGTTGATGATGATCATGCCTTATCTGGATGCCAATCCGCTATCTGTCATGATTGACTATGATCAACCCTGGGGGCACCCGGCAAATATTCCCGTTTTTAAACGTTCGATCCCTTATTATATGATTCCCGACGTAGATTTAGGATTGACCAGTGCCGGTCATGGTTTGACTCAAGTGCTGGGGAATCCGAATCTGATGCACCGCAACAGTTCGGTGAGACTCAGAGAACTGAAAGGAGGGGCTGCCCATAACTGGTTTGCGGGAGAAATCGCTGGCAATTATCAGCCATGGGGGTATCCATTTAACTGGCGACCGCTGGGAACCAAACTGTGTGATGGGCCAGAGAGTTTCGGTCACTCTGCCTGGGACGGCGGTCATCTGCTGCTTGTGGATGGTCGTGTCTCTTTTTTTTCGGATGAGACCTCTCCCGAAATTTTAAGACGTCTGGCAAATGCGCCCCCTGTTGCGACCAGAGACCAGACCGCTGTCCCGGACAAGACTTTTCAAATCGGTAATTTTTACTGGGACCGTTTTGAACTGCAGTCTGATCCGCAAGGGAAGAACAAATATCTGGTGCAGGTCTTGCATAATCCAACGGGGACGCCGTTGCAAATCAATGTCCACGTCACAAAAAGATTTACTCCCGAAGAATTGACATATCATAAAACCAGTATTGAAGTTCTGCATTTATTATCGCAGATCACTCCGTCTACCGACGTCGCCTCGACTCTCAAAGCCACAACCCTCGCGGAAGCGACGAGCCCCGCACAGTTTGCAGCGAATGTGAAAACGCTGGAATCGCTGCAAAAACAATTGCTGAAAAAATGA